Within the Flavobacterium sp. 9R genome, the region GATGTCAGATATTACCATTGCAGGAGATGTAAAAGCACAACAAGGGATTCGTTTCAATATTTTCCAACTGAATCAAACCTACTTAGGTAAAGATTCTCGACTAAATATTGGTCCAAAAGGATTTACCGGAGAAAAATATGGTGGATCAACGTATTGGGATACTGAAGCGTATTGTATTCCGTTTTACATGGCAACCAAAGACCAAGAAGTTGCGCGTAACTTATTGACGTATCGTTACAACCAATTGGACAAAGCCATTGAAAATGCTAAAGACAATTTAGGATTCAAAAACGGTGCTGCCTTGTATCCAATGGTTACAATGAATGGTGAAGAATGCCATAACGAATGGGAAATTACACATGAAGAAATTCACCGTAATGGAGCTATCGCTTTTGCTATATTTAATTATTACAGATATACTGGAGATTATTCTTATATCCCAGAAAAAGGATTAGAAGTATTAATTGGTATCGCACGTTTTTGGCACCAAAGAGCCTCTTTTTCTAAAGACAAAAACCAATTCGTTATTCTAGGAGTAACTGGACCTAACGAATACGAGAACAACATCAATAATAACTTCTACACCAATTATATTGCTAAATGGTGTATTGATTATACCTACGAACAAATTCAAAAAGTAGCCACTGAGTACCCATCAGACCACAAACGTGTGATTGAGAAAGTAGCCCTTTCGGATGCTGAATTGCAAGATTGGAAAAAAGTTGCTGGCAATATGTATTTCCCAAAATCAGAAGAATTAGGTATCTACTTGCAGCAAGATGGCTTCTTAGACAAAGATTTGGTTCCTGTAAAAGACCTAGACAAATCACAACGACCAATTAATCAAAAATGGTCATGGGATAGAGTATTACGTTCGCCATACATCAAACAAGCGGACGTACTTCAAGGATTCTATTTCTTCGAAGATCATTTTACTACCGAAGAGTTAAGAAAGAATTTTGAATTCTACGAATCATTTACCGTTCACGAAAGTTCGCTTTCGCCATGTGTTCACTCTATCCAAGCGGCTAAATTGGACAAAATGGATATGGCTTACACTTTCTACCTAAGAACTTCACGTCTTGATTTAGATGACTACAACAAAGAAGTAGAAGAAGGATGTCACATTACCTCAATGGCAGGAACATGGATGAGTATTGTTGAAGGTTTTGGTGGAATGCGTGTCAAAGAAGATACTTTACACTTTGCTCCTAAGATTCCAAAAGAATGGGAAGGGTATTCGTTTAAAATCAACTTTAGACACCAAATACTTAAAATGGAAGTGACTCATAATGAAACCAAGTTTTCATTAGAAGGAGACAAAGCATTGACCGTATTTGTCAACGGAAAAGAAGTAGTGGTTCAACCCAACTAATTCAATTCACCTAATAATAATAACCCTTTCAAAGTCCGCTTTGAAAGGGTTTAAAATTTAAAAAAATGAGAAAAATAATCGTATTTCTGTTATTCAGCTCACTAGCATTGGCACAAAATACTAATCGAAAGTTTGAAAGTTTTAAAAAAACCAATCAATCTCTTGAAGTTACTACTTCAGATGGTGTGTATACTTTTCAACCGTATTCAGACAAAATCATTTCCACTTCATTTGTTCCAAATGGAGAAAAAGCCAATTCCAAATCACACGCCGTAGTGGCATCACCCCAAAAGGTTAGCCTCAAAATTACCACAACTCCAACTTCCATTCAAATGGCAACTACTGGTATTGTGGTCGTTATTGAAAAATCCCCTTTTAAAATAAGCTACTTATACAAAAACAAAGAACTGATTTCGGAAAAAACAGGCTATTTCAAAAAAGAAAGCAATGAAATCCTAGATTTCAACTTAGACGCTACCGAGGTTTTATACGGAGGTGGCGCAAGAGTTCTGGGA harbors:
- a CDS encoding glycoside hydrolase family 65 protein — its product is MNQDYIKPDNWSIIEEEFDVERVKSSESLFSIGNGAMGQRANFEESYSGPTFQGSYIAGIYYPDKTKVGWWKNGYPKYFAKVLNAPNWIGIDIEVNGENFDLFTCTQVKNFKRELNMKEGWYNRSFEATLANGTEIAVNVRRFLSITLDEVGFINYEITPLNKDAKIVYKPYIDAGITNEDTNWEEKFWEPLEVKKAANEAFITAQTFKTHFKVTTFMQNTVLINGVASHISPTSIESGTDKVQYTYETIVAKGTVSSIQKIGGYAVSLNHKNTQSAAEKIIHEALAKGYDTLLEEQKDAWAKIWEMSDITIAGDVKAQQGIRFNIFQLNQTYLGKDSRLNIGPKGFTGEKYGGSTYWDTEAYCIPFYMATKDQEVARNLLTYRYNQLDKAIENAKDNLGFKNGAALYPMVTMNGEECHNEWEITHEEIHRNGAIAFAIFNYYRYTGDYSYIPEKGLEVLIGIARFWHQRASFSKDKNQFVILGVTGPNEYENNINNNFYTNYIAKWCIDYTYEQIQKVATEYPSDHKRVIEKVALSDAELQDWKKVAGNMYFPKSEELGIYLQQDGFLDKDLVPVKDLDKSQRPINQKWSWDRVLRSPYIKQADVLQGFYFFEDHFTTEELRKNFEFYESFTVHESSLSPCVHSIQAAKLDKMDMAYTFYLRTSRLDLDDYNKEVEEGCHITSMAGTWMSIVEGFGGMRVKEDTLHFAPKIPKEWEGYSFKINFRHQILKMEVTHNETKFSLEGDKALTVFVNGKEVVVQPN